The following is a genomic window from Roseovarius sp. M141.
CCGATGATGTCGCCGGGATGATGGATCTTGACGATCTGGCGGCGGCCATCGGGCAGATCGGTATAGCTGAAGGCCCAGCCATGCTTCACGACATAGAGGTCCTTGTTCTCGTCACCCCCCTGATACACCTCATATCCGGCACCAAAGTTGCGCTCTGCCTTCTCTAGTGTAGCCAATCTGTCCCGATCCGCATCTGACAGGGAGACGTAGTGTGAGAGCTTCGTAACGAGGCAACTGGATTTGCTGGACATGATGGCCTTTCTATTTGCCCCCCGGATGTGAAGCCAGTCAAAAATGTTGAGAACGATGAAGATCAGCGCTGAGATGAACGCCGCCTCTTTCAGGTAACCTAGCCCGCAGGCGATACCGATCGACCCTACGGCCCAGATCGCCGCGCCGCTGCGAACGCCCTTGAGCCGTCCATCGTCGCTGGGCGACATGATCGCCCCCGCTCCGAGGAAGCCGATACCGCCGACAATACCTTGGATCAGACGGGTGGGATCGATCGACATGGCCTCGTCCTCGGCCATACTGCTCAGGGCAAAATTAAGGGTGACTGCCATCAAGGCGGCAGAGCCAATGGCGACCAGGACATAAACTCCTGCCCCTAAAGGCTTGCCCTTGATCTCGCGATCAAGCCCGACGACCAACCCGCATGCGCCGGAAAACAGGACGCGGAGTATGAACTCACTGAAATCGACCATTATCGAAAACTTACCTCCGCAGATTGTCGTCATCAACTTTCCTTAGCTGTAATTGCAGGTATCGGGTTTAATCTGCATTGAGAAACGGTAAACGGTCTATGGCTATGGTCGCATGTTGGACCGGCAATCCCTCCGGATGAAAAAGAAACCTTTCCGACAGGAGGAAACACGAATGTTTTTTGACGGATTCGTCATTGATGCCTTTGCCAAGGGTGTCCTGTTGAGCGCGGCTGGCATTGCCTGGATCATCCTGCTAGTCCGCGTGGTCGGCCTGCGGTCGTTCTCAAAAATGACGAATTTCGACTTCGTGATGACCGTCGCCATGGGCTCGCTTCTGGCTGGGGCGTCGCAGTCGCAGGAATGGACAGGATTTCTTCAGACGCTGACGGCGATGGCCACCCTTTTTGCCGTCCAGTATTTCGTCTCGCGGCTGCGGCACTGGTCGCCGCGGCTGGACGCGCTGGTTCAGAACACGCCGGTTTGTCTGATGAAGGACGGCGTCATCCTGCATGACAACCTGCGCGCGACGCGTGTGGCCGAGGAAGACCTGCTCGCCAAACTGCGCGAGGCGAACGCGCTGGAGCTGTCGACGGTGCGCGCCGTGGTGCTGGAAACGACCGGCGATATCTCGGTGCTGCACGGCGATCATGTGGATGAGGTCCTGTTCAAGGGCGTCGCCGAGGACTGATGGAAAACGCCACTTTCTTCGAATTCAGCCCCTATCATCTGACCCTCGCGGTCGTCGGCTGCATCGTGATCCTGTCACGCTGGTTTCCACGGCTCATTTCATCGCGCGAACCGGCGGCCGCGCCGCTGATGATCCTGCTGGGGGCCGGAGCCGTCTTGATGATCCCCGGCCTGCCCGCGCCCCCCGATCC
Proteins encoded in this region:
- a CDS encoding MgtC/SapB family protein; the encoded protein is MTTICGGKFSIMVDFSEFILRVLFSGACGLVVGLDREIKGKPLGAGVYVLVAIGSAALMAVTLNFALSSMAEDEAMSIDPTRLIQGIVGGIGFLGAGAIMSPSDDGRLKGVRSGAAIWAVGSIGIACGLGYLKEAAFISALIFIVLNIFDWLHIRGANRKAIMSSKSSCLVTKLSHYVSLSDADRDRLATLEKAERNFGAGYEVYQGGDENKDLYVVKHGWAFSYTDLPDGRRQIVKIHHPGDIIGFPDVALKHSTTTLRTVEEVCLCPFPKSSLDEILRRSPRLSALLLSIALRDQVVLIDVLRAMGRMSAQERVSYMLLDLIARLRITNRDMTDTIRLPMTQSQIADYLGLTNVYISKTFIRMEEDGYIHRDQNRLRILREDAMIELTDFHDRYADMDTSWFPQD
- a CDS encoding DUF421 domain-containing protein; protein product: MFFDGFVIDAFAKGVLLSAAGIAWIILLVRVVGLRSFSKMTNFDFVMTVAMGSLLAGASQSQEWTGFLQTLTAMATLFAVQYFVSRLRHWSPRLDALVQNTPVCLMKDGVILHDNLRATRVAEEDLLAKLREANALELSTVRAVVLETTGDISVLHGDHVDEVLFKGVAED